The segment CTTTTCGGAATCGAATATGGTGCCGCCGACGCCGATTATGTCCGCCGCCCTCTTCTTCCCGCTGATAATTGAGCGAAGGGAATCGGTGTGCCACGGCGCTCCCCGCTTGTGCGTGAGGACGCACGACAGGTAGTCGCCCTCTCTCGTGAGGCTTCCCGCTAAGTCAGACTGGGAAAGGTAGCGCCTCAGCTCTATTCTTTCCAGCGACACGAACTGATCGATCGTCTCGGCTTCGACCACCGCTTCGATCCTCACGACGACGTCGGGGGCCACTTCTCTCAGATACTGCTTGAACGGCGTGAACAGCGCGGTGTCACCCGCTCCGCCGTATGCGTGCTCGATCATCAGCAGAGAATACCCGAGCCCCGTTCCACTCCATGAGAGCATGACCCTGGTCGATGACATAGGCGCGTCGTCGATGCTCAGCTGGGCTGTTTTCTTCTTCGATCGAACGTTGTAGACGTCGCGCCTCTCCCCGGCGATGCCCGACGATAGATGAACGAGCACCCCGCCCCCGAGCCTTTCGGGCGCAGATGTTACCACGTACTTCTCGGTGTGCTTTATATTTATCATCTTGCCGTTTTGAGCCGCGCAGAAGTCCTCGAAGACCTTCCCGACGTGCGATCCGTCGATGTCGTCGATATCGACGGATTCGTCTGGATGACGCCTTCTGTTGAACGTCAGCATGTACGCGACCATGGTTCTAGCCGCCTGGTTCCCCATCACCCCTCCTTCGTTTAGAACTCCCAATCCATAGGCACGCAGCGCTGCACCACGAACTTGATTCGCGCGTTCTGCTGATATTGCCTCAGCTGTATATGCATTCTTCTGAAACTATCATCACAGGCTTTCCTTTTTCTCTAAGTTCGAGCGCTTTTTTGACTTTGCTGCCGTAGTTACCAAAGCTGTAAGCCTCGCTTCCTTGGAGGCCGACGACGACATAGTCCGTATTACCCGTAACGCCGGTGAGAACCTTCCCTCCGCGAGATTCGATGTAGCACTTCACGGCATCGCGAGATCCGTGCGAAAACGCCCCAGTGAGGCAGAATTTCGAGCCGGGGAATCTGACGACCTCGTTTCGCATCACGGGATCGAGAATGCTGGAGATCTCTTTCAGCATGAGCTCCGCCTCTGCATCGGTAACTACGCCGTCGGCATACGCTTCCTGGGCAATTCTCATGATCTTGCCATATGCGGGGTCGGAGGCTATCTCGTCGTTCGAGAGCATGAGTTCCAGCATCTCCGACACCTCGTCGTCTGTTACCTTCCCATCTGATGCCACGTTTGCCAGGACTTCCAGAAGATGCTTGCTGGCGATGGTCTTTGCCGATCTGATATTGCTTTTCTTCTTGCTGACAGCCCCATCGCACCATAGATCGGCGCGGCGGGCCGGGATGAACGTCGAGAAGTGAGAACCCAATCTGTCTGTCATGCCCGCAAGGCGCCAGAACAGCTTCTCGCACGCGACGGCGTCGCCGAGGGCGTTATGGTGGTTGTCGAGCCTTATACCCATCATCGCGCACAAATCAGCGAGCTTGCAGCTATCTGCCGACATCAGCTCGCGAGCCATTGTCTTCGTGCATGCATGCATCATCTCCTGATGCCCGGCGCCTATCCTTTCGGCGGCCTTGGATAGCACGTTCAAATCGAACGAAGCGTTGTGGGCCACGACAAACGACCTTTGCAGAAGCGGCCCGATCGAATCGGCCCACACCGTTTCAAACGTCGGAGCATTGGCCACATCTATAGGCGCGATCCCGTGAATCCTCATATTCACGTCATCAAACCTGTCTTCGGGGTTCACGAGGAAATACGACCTATCGATCTCGTTTCCGAATCGATCGGTCTCAACGACGCCAATCGAGCAGATGCTGTCGTTCTTCCTGTTGGGAGTCTCCACGTCGATAAAAGCATAGTTCATTTCATCACTGCTCCTTTCGGGATATCTTTTATCGCCCCTTTTCCGAAAGCGCATGGATTTCCAACCTTGAACTTCTCAATCGAAGAGCACTTGAAAAAAGCATTGTCTCCTGCGAATTCAAGTTTTTCAGCGATGACTGACGTGATCGATGAGCACTTGAAGAACGCACCTTCTCCGATCATCTTCAGATTTGGCAGGGACACTCTTTCCAAGCTGCCGCACCGAGAAAATGCGAAGTCGTCAACGAATCTGATCTCATTGCCACTCAATCCGATCTTCGAGTTTCTTTCTCCTACTTTTGCTAGGGATACGCACCCCTCGAAAGATCCGACATCGACAAGCGATAAGTTTCCGGTCTCAATATCTTCCAATTCCTTGCATTCGAAGAACGCTCCGGAACAGATTCGAACGACGCCGGAAGCCTCGACGGTTTTCAGCGAAGAGAACCATGCGAACGCTCCGGGCGACACCGTAGATATTCCTGGTTCGAGGATGACCTTTCTGACCTCTTTTTTGAGATCGAACCACGGAGACTTGTCGAAAAGATCCGTATCGCTGTTCCAGAAATACGGCATTGGACTGCAGCCGGAAACAACAAGGGTTCTCGTATCATCCGCGTAACGCCAGCGCACGTTTCCGCTATCCAAGGTCATCGCTTCACCTTAAATTCTGTAATCGAACGGCATGGTAGCCCATACGACTTTCCCCATGATCGTAACCTCGTCGGTCCCGTCTATCGTGTAGTCGTACCTTATTGGCTGATATGTCGGATCAGTCGAATTGGGGACGAGCTCTATGCCGTTCGGTATGATCCGGATATTTTTTATCGTGGCAGCATATCCGTTGACGCATACAGCGAAAGCATCAAACTCATTCGCTTCTGTCTGATCGAAGTCGATCAGGGCAAGGCATCCATCCGGGAGCTTCACGTTGTAACTATTTCCTCTAACACGGAGAAAGCCACTGTTTGGGTGCTTTGTTCTTATTTGAATCGGCACAGGAAAAGTGTCATAATCCTCGACCATCTCTATAGGAGTTCCAGCCGCTATAGATCCGTACACCGGTATATCGATATAGCCGCAATCGTAAGCCCGAGTGCCGCCATGCTCTTTGGCGGCAAGCCCAAATCGATCGGAGATCAGGTCGTCGATAGTTATACCGAAGTGATCCGCAATTTGTCTGAGCGGTTCATCCCGTGGCGTAACTCCCTTACGCCATCTGCTTACGGTGGACTTGTCAACTCCGGCGATTCGCGCAAGGCCCTCGAGCGTTATATCGTGCATGACCAAAAGGGCATCTATGTTTTCGGGTACTCCCATGATCGCCTCCATTTCCTTTAAATCAATTATATATTTCATAAAATGAAATACTAGAAAAAAATGTTGCATTTAATACAACAATGATTTACTATCGTTTTGCGGCGATGATGAAAGGAGGAGAAAATGAATGGTCGGTCAAACAAGTTCAGATCAGCTGTTAAAGCTTCTGGTCTGACATACGATTATCTTGGTAAAAGAACTGGTCAAACGTATCAAACGGTTAAGTGCCATACCGAAGACCCCGGCATGTTTCGTTTGAATGAACTCCGTACCATATACGTTGAGTTAGACGATGTTGGGAAAGATCTTCTGGCAGAAGCAGTGAAAGAGTTTATTTTTTTGGATTAGATGTTGCATTAAATACAACTAACAAGATTATCTAAGCAACCAATGCACCACCGAGCACTTTGAGAACCGAACACCCATGAACGCGGCGGCCCGGGGGTACGAGGCCGCCGAGGACGTCCGCAAAAACGCCGACGGCGGCCAAGAGCTGATGACCCGACCAGCACGCTGTCGATCCGCATCGCCGACTCCGGCCGTTGGAAGGGGCCGGGTCTCCGATGCCCCGTGCGGGGCCAGGCGGTTTTCCACGCCGCCGAGTCGTCGGAGCGGCGACGCCCGCGGCTTCGCGGCAGCGACCGGCTGTTTGCGCAGCCGGGTCTTTACCGGGCGATTTCCGTGAGCTGCACGCAGGCTCGCCCGGCCAACGGGTACCTCGCCCTCAAAACTTGGCTCAAAAGAACCACCTCCTAAAGAAACCGGAGAGCTTCGGGACCCGAACATCTTAGCACGGACGACCGTGCGGAAAGGCTGGAGGCATGTCGCTCGGGGAAGCAAGGAAGGCGGCGGGCGTCACCCAGGCGGAGCTGTCGAGGCTCGCCGGTGTGCCGCGCAGGACCATCCAGGACTGGGAGCGCTTCGGCTGCTCCCAGGCCAGGGCGGGGGAGCTGGCGAAGGTGGCGCGGAAACTCGGCGTCGCCGTCGAAGCCCTCCTGTGACCGAGGGCCGCCGCGTTCATGGGCGTTCGGGATCAGCTCAGAAGCACCACCGAGCACTTTGACAACCATATAGACGCAGGCAGGACGGAGAAAGGACGACCGCCATGAAGGAAAGAGAATACATCGGGTTGATCCATTTGATGGCGAAGTTCATCGGAGAGAGCACCAAGCCGGTTTTCCCGATCGACACGGAATCAATCGTCTCCGCGATGCAGAAGCAGGGAGCGGACGACGCCGAGCACGACGGGGGCGATTGAAGCGGCACGGCACCAGCGATGTGGCGAGCGGTCTACTACGATGCGCCAATCAGAACCTTCGAAGCCGCATCGTTCGCGGATGCGAGGGCGACGGCCGCCGCCCTCGCCGATGCGGCGCATCCGCTGCTGCTCCTATCCGAGTTTGGAGACGACGAGGGCGATAGCGGCTCCGAGGGCCGATGCCGCAACCCACTTGAGCGAGTCGGCGATTATCTCCGTGAAAAGGTACTTCCCTCGCGCCAGCAGAATGAACTCTGGCGGGAACGGCACCCATGAGAGCCCGTCGCCGTCTTCGATTGCGATCTCCTTGGGATCGGGGTAGGCGATCAGGTGGAGCTCCTGCATCTCGTGGAGCATCGACCGCTCGTAGACCGCCTGATCGACACTGAGCGACCCGGCCCTCTTCTCGAGATACCCATCCTCGTTCGAATGCCTTCTGATCCTCAGCAGGTAGACGATTAGGTAGCCCGGAACGCGATCCATACATCCCCCTTAGAACGAACAGATGAATTCTACCAGCCGCCCTGCCCGCGTCTATATGGCACGCACCTTGACATACCGCCCGGGCAACAGGCCATGAAACGTGAGCCCTGGGCGGCCATGGGGCACCGCGCTCCCCGATAAGCGCGGAGGCCGGTGGGAATCCGGCCGGAAGGAGATTGACGCGACGAGAGGATGGGGCGATGGAAAGACCAGCGCCGCCGGCGCCGGTCTTCGTGACGCTGGGCGAGCTGAGCAGGCAGATGGGCGTTGAGCTCAACGGCCTGTACGCGCTCGCGAGGCGCGCGGAGGACCCGCTGCCGGCCTACTACATAGAGGGGAAGAGGCGCGGGGCCGTGGTCCTGGTCTCGGACCTGAGCGGATGGTTCGAAAGGAACCGCGTCCCGTACGCGGAGGCAAGGAGGAAGCCATGACAGGAGGGATAAGCGCGCGGCGGAGACGCCGATCGGCGCCGCGCGGAAGCCGTAGCAGGCTAGACGATTACACGCTGCCGCGCCTCGGCTGCACAGCCGGGAGGGCGGCGGCCGCCGTCGCGGGCGTCGCGCTGGCGATCGCGGCCGCTGAGGGAATCTGCTGGCTGATCTACGCGGCCAGGTTCGTGTGGGGGGTGATCTGACGATGAACGACGAGAGGTACAGACCGAGGCCGCAGAGCCTCCAGGCGGAGCTCCCGGGCCTCGGCGCGAGGGGCGAGGAGGTCATGGCCGAGGCGCGCGCCTGGGCCGAGGAGAACCCTGGGGCATGGGAGTACATGCTCGACAACGCCGAGCGGCTCGCATCGCGCGGGTACGTGAGCGCGAACTACCTCGTCCACATGGTGCGCAACGAGCTGCGCGTGCCGGTGCCGAACTCGTGCTCGCCCGCGTTCGCGAGGATGGCGGCCGAGCAGCGGCCGCGCCTCAGAGGGGCGTTCCGCACGCACGCCTCGATGACCGACGGGTTCGGTGGCTAGATGGCGTACGTGAGCGACAGGAAGGGCGGCGGCTACGCCGTCAGGGCCTATGCGGGCGTGAACCCGGTGACGGGCCGCCCCATGACGGTCGGCGAGGTGCTGCCGCCCGAAGCAACGGAGGAGGAGCTGGACGCGGCGATCGAGCGCGTCTCGCGCAGGGCCGAGGTGTCGAAGGGCGGCGCGAGGCTGCTCTCGGCATCGGCTCTTTTCGGCTACTACCTCGAGTCGTGCGAGCAGGGAGGGGCGTCGCCCGCGACGCTCAAGGCGTACCGCTCGTACCTGCGCCGCCATATCGCCCCGAGGATCGGGCGCGTGCCGGTCGAGGAGCTGACGCCGGCCCACTTCTCGAGGATGTACAGGGAGCTGCGCCGGCCCGCGTCAGCCGGAGGGGCGGGGCTTTCAGCTTCAACCGTGAAGAAGGTGCACGCCTTCTGCTGCGGCTGCTTCACCCGGATGCTGCGAGACGGGATGGTCGAGGGCAACCCGGCGGCGGGGATAGTGCTCCCCATGCCGGAGCAGCGCGAGGCGGCGGCGCTCTCGCCGGAGGACGTGGCGCGCCTCGACAGGTTCGTGGCCGCCGAGCTCGCAGACCACGGGGCGGGGGCCTACAGGCGCTCCCTCGCCATCGCATGGCGGCTCGGGCTGTACGCGGGGCTTCGGCGCGGCGAGATATGCGGCCTGCAGGCGCGGCACGTCACAGCCGACCCCGACGGGGTCTCGCTGCGCATCGCGCGCGTGCTGTCCTACGACGGCTCGGAGAAGGCGCCGAAGTCCCGCTCGTCGAAGCGCGTGGTTGCGCTCGACGCCTCGACGGCGGCGATGGTGACGGCGCACGCCGAAGGGCTCGCGGAGTCCGCCCCGCTCGTGCGCACGGACGCGGGCGGGCCGGTCATGCCGGACGCGCTCACGTCTGAGTTCGGTGAGGCCGCGCGCCGCATCGGGCTGGCGAAGGGGGCGCACCTGCACACCCTGCGCCACACGCACGCCACCTACCTGCTCGAGAGCGGCGAGAACATCCTGACGGTGCGCGAGCGGCTGGGGCACCAGTCGGCCAAGACAACGATGGACATCTACGGCCACGTCCTGCCCGGGCGCGGCCGCGAGGCGGCGGCGAGGT is part of the Berryella intestinalis genome and harbors:
- a CDS encoding tyrosine-type recombinase/integrase — its product is MAYVSDRKGGGYAVRAYAGVNPVTGRPMTVGEVLPPEATEEELDAAIERVSRRAEVSKGGARLLSASALFGYYLESCEQGGASPATLKAYRSYLRRHIAPRIGRVPVEELTPAHFSRMYRELRRPASAGGAGLSASTVKKVHAFCCGCFTRMLRDGMVEGNPAAGIVLPMPEQREAAALSPEDVARLDRFVAAELADHGAGAYRRSLAIAWRLGLYAGLRRGEICGLQARHVTADPDGVSLRIARVLSYDGSEKAPKSRSSKRVVALDASTAAMVTAHAEGLAESAPLVRTDAGGPVMPDALTSEFGEAARRIGLAKGAHLHTLRHTHATYLLESGENILTVRERLGHQSAKTTMDIYGHVLPGRGREAAARFARAMEGIDGFG
- a CDS encoding helix-turn-helix transcriptional regulator; amino-acid sequence: MSLGEARKAAGVTQAELSRLAGVPRRTIQDWERFGCSQARAGELAKVARKLGVAVEALL
- a CDS encoding XRE family transcriptional regulator, whose amino-acid sequence is MKYIIDLKEMEAIMGVPENIDALLVMHDITLEGLARIAGVDKSTVSRWRKGVTPRDEPLRQIADHFGITIDDLISDRFGLAAKEHGGTRAYDCGYIDIPVYGSIAAGTPIEMVEDYDTFPVPIQIRTKHPNSGFLRVRGNSYNVKLPDGCLALIDFDQTEANEFDAFAVCVNGYAATIKNIRIIPNGIELVPNSTDPTYQPIRYDYTIDGTDEVTIMGKVVWATMPFDYRI
- a CDS encoding leucine-rich repeat domain-containing protein, which encodes MTLDSGNVRWRYADDTRTLVVSGCSPMPYFWNSDTDLFDKSPWFDLKKEVRKVILEPGISTVSPGAFAWFSSLKTVEASGVVRICSGAFFECKELEDIETGNLSLVDVGSFEGCVSLAKVGERNSKIGLSGNEIRFVDDFAFSRCGSLERVSLPNLKMIGEGAFFKCSSITSVIAEKLEFAGDNAFFKCSSIEKFKVGNPCAFGKGAIKDIPKGAVMK
- a CDS encoding exonuclease domain-containing protein — protein: MNYAFIDVETPNRKNDSICSIGVVETDRFGNEIDRSYFLVNPEDRFDDVNMRIHGIAPIDVANAPTFETVWADSIGPLLQRSFVVAHNASFDLNVLSKAAERIGAGHQEMMHACTKTMARELMSADSCKLADLCAMMGIRLDNHHNALGDAVACEKLFWRLAGMTDRLGSHFSTFIPARRADLWCDGAVSKKKSNIRSAKTIASKHLLEVLANVASDGKVTDDEVSEMLELMLSNDEIASDPAYGKIMRIAQEAYADGVVTDAEAELMLKEISSILDPVMRNEVVRFPGSKFCLTGAFSHGSRDAVKCYIESRGGKVLTGVTGNTDYVVVGLQGSEAYSFGNYGSKVKKALELREKGKPVMIVSEECIYS